One region of Osmia lignaria lignaria isolate PbOS001 chromosome 7, iyOsmLign1, whole genome shotgun sequence genomic DNA includes:
- the hoip gene encoding NHP2-like protein 1 hoip — translation MGDEVNPKAYPLADATLTAKILNLVQQAMNYKQLRKGANEATKTLNRGLSEFIVMAADAQPLEILLHLPLLCEDKNVPYVFVRSKQALGRACGVSRSVVACSVTVNEGSQLKPQIQAIQQEIERLLV, via the exons ATg GGTGATGAAGTTAATCCAAAAGCATATCCCTTAGCAGATGCTACTTTAACTGCAAAAATTTTGAATCTAGTACAGCAAGCAATGAATTACAAGCAACTAAGGAAGGGAGCTAACGAAGCGACAAAAACATTGAATCGTGGTTTATCAGAATTTATTGTAATGGCTGCAGACGCACAGCCTTTAGAAATTTTGTTACATTTACCACTGTTGTGCGAAGATAAAAATGTTCCATATGTGTTTGTAAGAAGCAAACAAGCTTTAGGTCGTGCTTGTGGTGTATCCAGATCTGTTGTTGCTTGTTCTGTTACAGTCAACGAAGGATCACAATTAAAACCACAAATTCAAGCTATACAACAAGAAATTGAACGTCTTTTAGTCTAA
- the MED8 gene encoding mediator complex subunit 8 isoform X2 — protein sequence MQREEKQLDSALEAIIMKVNDLKTAIAAMIYKLEHEYETLNWPNFLDNFALISGHLTSLSKILGHDKAPNLRNLTVLPLRLSPEKDEDLLRLTENRISTFAHDLVPDYLRTKVEPQAEQKMMQLEAKAANLNYETSHKQVTQYTKVISHVWDIANKAREEWESESGSRAAQAQTSSTADTHALVAAVGVGKSLKSDSVPMVQSGVNSVSSGMMVGRPGNQQQSSGQGTMGNSSMGQMSKAPSTIKTNIKAASQIHPYSFLQRMQSFSPLPRITEYRNFGFLPLNENYNL from the exons AtgcaaagagaagaaaaacaacTGGATTCAGCTCTGGAAGCtattattatgaaagtaaatgactTAAAAACAGCCATTGCTGCAATGATTTACAAATTGGAACATGAGTATGAAACTTTAAATTGGCCTAACTTCCTTGATAATTTTGCACTTATTTCAGGCCAT TTAACTAGTCTTTCAAAAATCCTTGGACATGATAAAGCACCAAACTTAAGAAATCTGACAGTTTTACCATTACGATTAAGTCCAGAAAAAGATGAAGATCTACTTCGTTTAACTGAAAATAGAATTTCTACATTTGCTCATGATTTAGTACCAGATTATCTACGAACCAAAGTAGAGCCTCAAGCTGAACAAAAGATGATGCAGCTTGAAGCAAAAGCTGCGAATCTAAATTACGAAACTTCACAc AAACAAGTGACACAATACACAAAGGTTATTAGTCATGTATGGGATATAGCAAATAAAGCAAGAGAAGAATGGGAAAGTGAATCTGGATCTAGAGCCGCACAAGCACAAACTAGTAGTACAGCGGATACTCATGCTCTTGTAGCAGCTGTGGGCGTTGGTAAAAGTTTAAAG TCTGATTCGGTTCCAATGGTTCAGTCTGGTGTAAATTCTGTGTCGAGTGGAATGATGGTAGGTAGGCCCGGAAACCAACAACAAAGTTCAGGACAAGGAACTATGGGAAATTCATCCA TGGGACAAATGAGTAAAGCTCCAAGTACAATTAAAACTAATATTAAAGCAGCCTCACAAATTCATCCATATAG ttttttgcagagaatgcAGTCGTTCTCTCCGCTTCCGCGAATTACTGAATATAGGAACTTTGGATTCCTCCCActcaatgaaaattataatttataa
- the MED8 gene encoding mediator complex subunit 8 isoform X1 produces MSILLKRNVTSKIFKMQREEKQLDSALEAIIMKVNDLKTAIAAMIYKLEHEYETLNWPNFLDNFALISGHLTSLSKILGHDKAPNLRNLTVLPLRLSPEKDEDLLRLTENRISTFAHDLVPDYLRTKVEPQAEQKMMQLEAKAANLNYETSHKQVTQYTKVISHVWDIANKAREEWESESGSRAAQAQTSSTADTHALVAAVGVGKSLKSDSVPMVQSGVNSVSSGMMVGRPGNQQQSSGQGTMGNSSMGQMSKAPSTIKTNIKAASQIHPYSFLQRMQSFSPLPRITEYRNFGFLPLNENYNL; encoded by the exons ATGAGTATTCTCCTAAAAAGAAATGTCACTTCAAAAATT TTTAAAAtgcaaagagaagaaaaacaacTGGATTCAGCTCTGGAAGCtattattatgaaagtaaatgactTAAAAACAGCCATTGCTGCAATGATTTACAAATTGGAACATGAGTATGAAACTTTAAATTGGCCTAACTTCCTTGATAATTTTGCACTTATTTCAGGCCAT TTAACTAGTCTTTCAAAAATCCTTGGACATGATAAAGCACCAAACTTAAGAAATCTGACAGTTTTACCATTACGATTAAGTCCAGAAAAAGATGAAGATCTACTTCGTTTAACTGAAAATAGAATTTCTACATTTGCTCATGATTTAGTACCAGATTATCTACGAACCAAAGTAGAGCCTCAAGCTGAACAAAAGATGATGCAGCTTGAAGCAAAAGCTGCGAATCTAAATTACGAAACTTCACAc AAACAAGTGACACAATACACAAAGGTTATTAGTCATGTATGGGATATAGCAAATAAAGCAAGAGAAGAATGGGAAAGTGAATCTGGATCTAGAGCCGCACAAGCACAAACTAGTAGTACAGCGGATACTCATGCTCTTGTAGCAGCTGTGGGCGTTGGTAAAAGTTTAAAG TCTGATTCGGTTCCAATGGTTCAGTCTGGTGTAAATTCTGTGTCGAGTGGAATGATGGTAGGTAGGCCCGGAAACCAACAACAAAGTTCAGGACAAGGAACTATGGGAAATTCATCCA TGGGACAAATGAGTAAAGCTCCAAGTACAATTAAAACTAATATTAAAGCAGCCTCACAAATTCATCCATATAG ttttttgcagagaatgcAGTCGTTCTCTCCGCTTCCGCGAATTACTGAATATAGGAACTTTGGATTCCTCCCActcaatgaaaattataatttataa
- the LOC117611149 gene encoding methyltransferase-like protein 25B isoform X2: MADAVENKSWQDSAASGGTFRMARVTKNVRAIYFLDALKLFHETQWLYNIPVTDLLTSGVLDLFPKKWLHALQILENEELNDFVVSKRIKPEWSETLKLFVEKCRYIDQLPTINNIVEAKLPKSFQIGLSCKKQHEIMNLAHLIHMQCTSQNIKVIVDLGAGLGYICQLLHNLYGYKVLGLEKNQAIINNAQDRQAKMYPNSLAHVRYSCCNLTCASAETIETILYNEFEEKSDVCLIGLHACGDLSIDAIKIFYKMQVARIFIMVSCCYHKLSISISMQTDSLIKKQYFNNFPLSNCLKTVINNSDFDTGFFLRQPFLRLACQEPADRWCNMSVKTHNEHSFYVLARAVLQLYAAENGFSLMKQTQKGTRKSQCLNFESYVKDSLNRYILQPSKGRKEQDVQSTPDIHEKNIVKLWKSHCDKLKIVEIYSGLQLMLQAAAESFILQDRLCWMEEQGLKATIIPVMNKHLSPRSYAIVSQKR, translated from the exons ATGGCCGATGCAGTGGAAAACAAATCATGGCAGGATAGCGCTGCTAGTGGAGGAACTTTCCGA ATGGCACGTGTAACTAAAAACGTAAGGGCTATATATTTTCTGGATGCATTAAAGTTATTTCATGAAACACAATGGCTTTACAATATTCCAGTCACCGACTTACTAACAAGTGGCGTACTTGATTTATTTCCAAAAAAATGGTTGCATGCAttacaaattttagaaaatgaagaacttaatgattttgttgtaagCAAAAGAATAAAG ccTGAGTGGTCTGAGACTTTAAAACTCTTTGTTGaaaaatgtaggtacatagatcaaTTACCAACTATAAATAATATAGTAGAAGCTAAATTACCAAAAAGCTTTCAAATAGGACTCAGTTGTAAAAAGCAACACGAAATAATGAATTTAGCCCATTTGATACATATGCAGTGTACATCGCAAAACATTAAAGTTATTGTTGATCTTGGTGCAGGTTTG GGATATATCTGTCAGTTGTTACATAATTTATATGGTTATAAAGTACTTGGATTAGAAAAAAATCAAGCAATTATAAATAATGCTCAAGATAGACAAGCAAAGATGTACCCTAATTCATTAGCACATGTCAGATATAGTTGTTGTAATTTAACATGTGCTTCTGCAGAAACAATAGAAACCATCTTATATAATGAATTTGAAGAAAAGTCAGATGTTTGTTTAATTGGTTTACATGCATGTGGAGATCTAAGTATAgatgcaataaaaatattttataagatgCAAGTAGCACGTATCTTCATTATGGTTTCATGCTGTTATCATAAACTTTCAATATCAATAAGTATGCAAACAGATTCATTGATTAAAAAACAGTATTTTAACAACTTTCCTTTATCTAATTGCCTTAAAACTgtaatcaataattctgattttgaTACTGGTTTCTTCTTAAGACAACCATTTTTACGATTAGCATGTCAAGAACCAGCGGACAGATGGTGTAACATGTCTGTAAAAACTCACAATGAACATTCCTTTTATGTTCTTGCAAGGGCTGTTCTTCAGTTATATGCAGCTGAAA atggTTTTTCCCTTATGAAGCAAACTCAAAAAGGAACAAGAAAATCGCAGTGTTTAAATTTTGAATCTTATGTTAAGGATTCGTTAAACAGATATATTTTACAACCCTCCAAAGGAAGGAAAGAACAAG atgTACAATCTACTCCGGATATACATGAGAAAAATATAGTAAAGCTGTGGAAAAGCCATtgtgataaattgaaaattgtagaaatttatAGCGGTTTACAATTAATGTTACAAGCGGCAGCGGAATCGTTTATTTTACAAGATCGATTATGTTGGATGGAAGAACAAGGTTTAAAAGCAACAATTATTCCAGTTATGAATAAACATTTATCTCCACGGTCATATGCAATTGTATCACAAAAAAGATAA
- the LOC117611149 gene encoding methyltransferase-like protein 25B isoform X1 yields the protein MADAVENKSWQDSAASGGTFRMARVTKNVRAIYFLDALKLFHETQWLYNIPVTDLLTSGVLDLFPKKWLHALQILENEELNDFVVSKRIKPEWSETLKLFVEKCRYIDQLPTINNIVEAKLPKSFQIGLSCKKQHEIMNLAHLIHMQCTSQNIKVIVDLGAGLGYICQLLHNLYGYKVLGLEKNQAIINNAQDRQAKMYPNSLAHVRYSCCNLTCASAETIETILYNEFEEKSDVCLIGLHACGDLSIDAIKIFYKMQVARIFIMVSCCYHKLSISISMQTDSLIKKQYFNNFPLSNCLKTVINNSDFDTGFFLRQPFLRLACQEPADRWCNMSVKTHNEHSFYVLARAVLQLYAAENGFSLMKQTQKGTRKSQCLNFESYVKDSLNRYILQPSKGRKEQGNIDVQSTPDIHEKNIVKLWKSHCDKLKIVEIYSGLQLMLQAAAESFILQDRLCWMEEQGLKATIIPVMNKHLSPRSYAIVSQKR from the exons ATGGCCGATGCAGTGGAAAACAAATCATGGCAGGATAGCGCTGCTAGTGGAGGAACTTTCCGA ATGGCACGTGTAACTAAAAACGTAAGGGCTATATATTTTCTGGATGCATTAAAGTTATTTCATGAAACACAATGGCTTTACAATATTCCAGTCACCGACTTACTAACAAGTGGCGTACTTGATTTATTTCCAAAAAAATGGTTGCATGCAttacaaattttagaaaatgaagaacttaatgattttgttgtaagCAAAAGAATAAAG ccTGAGTGGTCTGAGACTTTAAAACTCTTTGTTGaaaaatgtaggtacatagatcaaTTACCAACTATAAATAATATAGTAGAAGCTAAATTACCAAAAAGCTTTCAAATAGGACTCAGTTGTAAAAAGCAACACGAAATAATGAATTTAGCCCATTTGATACATATGCAGTGTACATCGCAAAACATTAAAGTTATTGTTGATCTTGGTGCAGGTTTG GGATATATCTGTCAGTTGTTACATAATTTATATGGTTATAAAGTACTTGGATTAGAAAAAAATCAAGCAATTATAAATAATGCTCAAGATAGACAAGCAAAGATGTACCCTAATTCATTAGCACATGTCAGATATAGTTGTTGTAATTTAACATGTGCTTCTGCAGAAACAATAGAAACCATCTTATATAATGAATTTGAAGAAAAGTCAGATGTTTGTTTAATTGGTTTACATGCATGTGGAGATCTAAGTATAgatgcaataaaaatattttataagatgCAAGTAGCACGTATCTTCATTATGGTTTCATGCTGTTATCATAAACTTTCAATATCAATAAGTATGCAAACAGATTCATTGATTAAAAAACAGTATTTTAACAACTTTCCTTTATCTAATTGCCTTAAAACTgtaatcaataattctgattttgaTACTGGTTTCTTCTTAAGACAACCATTTTTACGATTAGCATGTCAAGAACCAGCGGACAGATGGTGTAACATGTCTGTAAAAACTCACAATGAACATTCCTTTTATGTTCTTGCAAGGGCTGTTCTTCAGTTATATGCAGCTGAAA atggTTTTTCCCTTATGAAGCAAACTCAAAAAGGAACAAGAAAATCGCAGTGTTTAAATTTTGAATCTTATGTTAAGGATTCGTTAAACAGATATATTTTACAACCCTCCAAAGGAAGGAAAGAACAAGGTAATATAG atgTACAATCTACTCCGGATATACATGAGAAAAATATAGTAAAGCTGTGGAAAAGCCATtgtgataaattgaaaattgtagaaatttatAGCGGTTTACAATTAATGTTACAAGCGGCAGCGGAATCGTTTATTTTACAAGATCGATTATGTTGGATGGAAGAACAAGGTTTAAAAGCAACAATTATTCCAGTTATGAATAAACATTTATCTCCACGGTCATATGCAATTGTATCACAAAAAAGATAA
- the LOC117611149 gene encoding methyltransferase-like protein 25B isoform X3 codes for MARVTKNVRAIYFLDALKLFHETQWLYNIPVTDLLTSGVLDLFPKKWLHALQILENEELNDFVVSKRIKPEWSETLKLFVEKCRYIDQLPTINNIVEAKLPKSFQIGLSCKKQHEIMNLAHLIHMQCTSQNIKVIVDLGAGLGYICQLLHNLYGYKVLGLEKNQAIINNAQDRQAKMYPNSLAHVRYSCCNLTCASAETIETILYNEFEEKSDVCLIGLHACGDLSIDAIKIFYKMQVARIFIMVSCCYHKLSISISMQTDSLIKKQYFNNFPLSNCLKTVINNSDFDTGFFLRQPFLRLACQEPADRWCNMSVKTHNEHSFYVLARAVLQLYAAENGFSLMKQTQKGTRKSQCLNFESYVKDSLNRYILQPSKGRKEQGNIDVQSTPDIHEKNIVKLWKSHCDKLKIVEIYSGLQLMLQAAAESFILQDRLCWMEEQGLKATIIPVMNKHLSPRSYAIVSQKR; via the exons ATGGCACGTGTAACTAAAAACGTAAGGGCTATATATTTTCTGGATGCATTAAAGTTATTTCATGAAACACAATGGCTTTACAATATTCCAGTCACCGACTTACTAACAAGTGGCGTACTTGATTTATTTCCAAAAAAATGGTTGCATGCAttacaaattttagaaaatgaagaacttaatgattttgttgtaagCAAAAGAATAAAG ccTGAGTGGTCTGAGACTTTAAAACTCTTTGTTGaaaaatgtaggtacatagatcaaTTACCAACTATAAATAATATAGTAGAAGCTAAATTACCAAAAAGCTTTCAAATAGGACTCAGTTGTAAAAAGCAACACGAAATAATGAATTTAGCCCATTTGATACATATGCAGTGTACATCGCAAAACATTAAAGTTATTGTTGATCTTGGTGCAGGTTTG GGATATATCTGTCAGTTGTTACATAATTTATATGGTTATAAAGTACTTGGATTAGAAAAAAATCAAGCAATTATAAATAATGCTCAAGATAGACAAGCAAAGATGTACCCTAATTCATTAGCACATGTCAGATATAGTTGTTGTAATTTAACATGTGCTTCTGCAGAAACAATAGAAACCATCTTATATAATGAATTTGAAGAAAAGTCAGATGTTTGTTTAATTGGTTTACATGCATGTGGAGATCTAAGTATAgatgcaataaaaatattttataagatgCAAGTAGCACGTATCTTCATTATGGTTTCATGCTGTTATCATAAACTTTCAATATCAATAAGTATGCAAACAGATTCATTGATTAAAAAACAGTATTTTAACAACTTTCCTTTATCTAATTGCCTTAAAACTgtaatcaataattctgattttgaTACTGGTTTCTTCTTAAGACAACCATTTTTACGATTAGCATGTCAAGAACCAGCGGACAGATGGTGTAACATGTCTGTAAAAACTCACAATGAACATTCCTTTTATGTTCTTGCAAGGGCTGTTCTTCAGTTATATGCAGCTGAAA atggTTTTTCCCTTATGAAGCAAACTCAAAAAGGAACAAGAAAATCGCAGTGTTTAAATTTTGAATCTTATGTTAAGGATTCGTTAAACAGATATATTTTACAACCCTCCAAAGGAAGGAAAGAACAAGGTAATATAG atgTACAATCTACTCCGGATATACATGAGAAAAATATAGTAAAGCTGTGGAAAAGCCATtgtgataaattgaaaattgtagaaatttatAGCGGTTTACAATTAATGTTACAAGCGGCAGCGGAATCGTTTATTTTACAAGATCGATTATGTTGGATGGAAGAACAAGGTTTAAAAGCAACAATTATTCCAGTTATGAATAAACATTTATCTCCACGGTCATATGCAATTGTATCACAAAAAAGATAA
- the MED8 gene encoding mediator complex subunit 8 isoform X3 produces the protein MSILLKRNVTSKIFKMQREEKQLDSALEAIIMKVNDLKTAIAAMIYKLEHEYETLNWPNFLDNFALISGHLTSLSKILGHDKAPNLRNLTVLPLRLSPEKDEDLLRLTENRISTFAHDLVPDYLRTKVEPQAEQKMMQLEAKAANLNYETSHKQVTQYTKVISHVWDIANKAREEWESESGSRAAQAQTSSTADTHALVAAVGVGKSLKSDSVPMVQSGVNSVSSGMMVGRPGNQQQSSGQGTMGNSSMGQMSKAPSTIKTNIKAASQIHPYRLNLTRY, from the exons ATGAGTATTCTCCTAAAAAGAAATGTCACTTCAAAAATT TTTAAAAtgcaaagagaagaaaaacaacTGGATTCAGCTCTGGAAGCtattattatgaaagtaaatgactTAAAAACAGCCATTGCTGCAATGATTTACAAATTGGAACATGAGTATGAAACTTTAAATTGGCCTAACTTCCTTGATAATTTTGCACTTATTTCAGGCCAT TTAACTAGTCTTTCAAAAATCCTTGGACATGATAAAGCACCAAACTTAAGAAATCTGACAGTTTTACCATTACGATTAAGTCCAGAAAAAGATGAAGATCTACTTCGTTTAACTGAAAATAGAATTTCTACATTTGCTCATGATTTAGTACCAGATTATCTACGAACCAAAGTAGAGCCTCAAGCTGAACAAAAGATGATGCAGCTTGAAGCAAAAGCTGCGAATCTAAATTACGAAACTTCACAc AAACAAGTGACACAATACACAAAGGTTATTAGTCATGTATGGGATATAGCAAATAAAGCAAGAGAAGAATGGGAAAGTGAATCTGGATCTAGAGCCGCACAAGCACAAACTAGTAGTACAGCGGATACTCATGCTCTTGTAGCAGCTGTGGGCGTTGGTAAAAGTTTAAAG TCTGATTCGGTTCCAATGGTTCAGTCTGGTGTAAATTCTGTGTCGAGTGGAATGATGGTAGGTAGGCCCGGAAACCAACAACAAAGTTCAGGACAAGGAACTATGGGAAATTCATCCA TGGGACAAATGAGTAAAGCTCCAAGTACAATTAAAACTAATATTAAAGCAGCCTCACAAATTCATCCATATAG acTAAATTTAACACGATATTGA